A genome region from Nocardiopsis exhalans includes the following:
- a CDS encoding sensor histidine kinase has product MTEIPQSHRLSPKPLDELLAEVHSQMNPGLSAQGRVHSLLQAVLDIGGDLDLATVLRRLTEAAAHLAEARFAGLGVIGEDGSFTEFIPVGFTQAQAERISRFPYGKGVLSTPLHERAPVRLPDLREHPDFSGFPEGHPGMSSFLGVPIQVRGEIFGNLYLTEKQNGGEFDEEDETIVTALATAAGVAIENARLYEETRLRERWLGATTEITTRLLSGADTDEVLAYLAAQAREIGGADTAVIMLPDPHARGHLFAEIADGPIAQEILGTPVDIHDSACGWVYESGEATAIPDLRQANCPMLTHRGYGPGLLVPLGTPGNTRGVLLLGKLSERAPFDGNIRRMLHAFSVQAGVALELAEARRDSERIVVLEERDRIAKDLHDVVIQRLFASAMTLMSTVRLINSPEAEERVQRTIDELDSTIREIRSTIFDLQNPPSRRDTSLRGRILRLAENTAHSLGCHPGVSLDGPIDASVPDEVGEQLLAVLGEGLTNVARHARATEVHVSVTVEETSVTGRPTTLTLTVTDNGVGLPEEGRRSGLRNLDQRARALGGGFSAGRGEGGGTVLVWKVPVSVPDPEV; this is encoded by the coding sequence ATGACCGAGATCCCCCAGAGCCACCGGTTGTCCCCGAAGCCCCTGGACGAGCTCCTCGCGGAGGTGCATTCCCAGATGAACCCGGGGCTCTCCGCCCAGGGAAGGGTGCACTCTCTGCTTCAGGCGGTCCTGGACATCGGTGGCGACCTGGACCTGGCGACCGTGCTGCGTCGGCTCACGGAGGCCGCCGCACACCTGGCCGAGGCCAGGTTCGCCGGGCTGGGTGTGATCGGTGAGGACGGCAGTTTCACCGAGTTCATCCCGGTCGGGTTCACCCAGGCCCAGGCCGAGCGGATCAGCCGCTTCCCCTACGGCAAGGGCGTGCTGAGCACCCCACTGCACGAACGGGCCCCGGTCCGCCTGCCCGACCTGCGCGAACACCCGGACTTCAGCGGTTTCCCGGAGGGCCACCCGGGGATGTCGAGTTTCCTCGGAGTGCCGATCCAGGTGCGCGGCGAAATCTTCGGCAACCTCTACCTGACCGAGAAGCAGAACGGCGGGGAATTCGACGAGGAGGACGAGACCATCGTCACCGCGCTGGCCACCGCCGCCGGTGTGGCGATCGAGAACGCCCGCCTGTACGAGGAGACCCGGCTGCGCGAGCGGTGGCTGGGCGCCACCACCGAGATCACCACCCGGCTGCTGTCGGGGGCCGACACCGACGAGGTACTGGCCTACTTGGCGGCGCAGGCCAGGGAGATCGGCGGCGCGGACACGGCGGTGATCATGCTGCCGGACCCGCACGCGCGCGGGCACCTGTTCGCGGAGATCGCGGACGGCCCGATCGCCCAGGAGATCCTGGGGACCCCGGTGGACATCCACGACTCCGCCTGCGGGTGGGTGTACGAGTCAGGCGAGGCCACGGCCATTCCCGACCTGCGGCAGGCCAACTGCCCGATGCTCACCCACCGCGGGTACGGGCCTGGTCTGCTGGTGCCGCTGGGCACCCCGGGGAACACCCGCGGGGTCCTCCTGCTCGGCAAGCTCTCCGAGCGGGCACCCTTCGACGGCAACATCAGGCGCATGCTGCACGCCTTCTCCGTGCAGGCCGGGGTGGCGCTGGAACTGGCCGAGGCACGGAGGGACAGCGAGCGGATCGTGGTCCTGGAGGAACGGGACCGGATCGCCAAGGACCTGCACGACGTGGTGATCCAGCGGCTGTTCGCCTCCGCGATGACCCTGATGAGCACGGTCCGGCTGATCAACTCCCCGGAGGCCGAGGAGCGGGTCCAGCGCACCATCGACGAGCTGGACAGCACGATCCGCGAGATCCGCTCGACCATCTTCGACCTGCAGAACCCGCCGAGCCGGCGGGACACCTCCCTGCGCGGGCGGATCCTGCGGCTGGCGGAGAACACCGCGCACAGCCTGGGCTGCCATCCGGGGGTGAGCCTGGACGGGCCGATCGACGCGTCCGTGCCCGACGAGGTGGGCGAGCAGCTGCTGGCGGTCCTGGGCGAGGGTCTGACCAACGTCGCCCGGCACGCCCGGGCCACGGAGGTGCACGTCTCGGTGACGGTGGAGGAGACATCGGTGACCGGTCGTCCGACCACCCTGACCCTCACCGTCACCGACAACGGCGTGGGGCTGCCCGAGGAGGGCCGCCGCAGCGGCCTGCGCAACCTGGACCAGCGCGCCCGGGCCCTGGGCGGCGGGTTCAGCGCGGGCAGGGGCGAGGGCGGCGGCACCGTCCTGGTGTGGAAGGTGCCGGTGTCGGTACCCGACCCGGAGGTCTGA
- a CDS encoding LCP family protein: protein MPADENSADSGADHTPDETPEPDPRPEGAEGDPAEQDAEQDRTDGDSAETGADGPDGPDGPETVVNDVDTPVETTADRPAESAEDSPAETTADRPAESAEDTPATAAEGPESSEPNAQESGTGEPDAEPPAATATAVGNKRKRSRLRRVVLWTAASLALIMLAGVGTAYGYYYSLRSGMVQHDIGSLLSEDERPDKISDAVNILFIGSDGFEEDSPAYSTEFEGERSDSLMLAHISPDNRVSVISFPRDSLVQLPQCDAYGQADGTYGYFGMINTALYHGGPPCVIRTIETLTDIRVDHFVHLSFASFRDVVDAIGGVDMCIPEPMQDRRAKLDLDAGEQTLDGEQALAFVRARYEIGDGGDMGRIDRQQMFLAALADQATSGDVLSSPTKLNGILQAVAQHSATDRELTLDRMLSIAVTMADVDLSDIEFHTVPWYQAPYDPNRVMWNEEDAGELFAAVREDRPLPALLAADDATVPQEPPTAEPTPADPSALEEGTEGPTEGPAETEANPSARPGEGRDATSNPCQDGLGFGTGEDDGW from the coding sequence ATGCCCGCTGACGAGAACTCCGCCGACTCCGGCGCGGACCACACACCAGACGAGACCCCCGAGCCCGATCCCCGGCCTGAGGGGGCTGAGGGGGATCCCGCCGAGCAGGACGCAGAGCAGGACAGGACGGACGGGGACTCCGCCGAGACCGGGGCCGACGGGCCGGACGGGCCGGACGGGCCGGAGACCGTCGTCAACGACGTCGACACGCCGGTCGAGACCACAGCGGACCGCCCGGCGGAGAGCGCCGAGGACAGCCCGGCAGAGACCACCGCGGACCGCCCGGCGGAGAGCGCCGAGGACACTCCGGCAACCGCTGCGGAGGGCCCGGAAAGCAGCGAACCGAACGCTCAGGAGTCGGGCACCGGAGAACCGGACGCCGAGCCCCCGGCTGCCACGGCCACCGCCGTGGGGAACAAGCGCAAGCGGAGCCGACTGCGCCGGGTCGTCCTGTGGACCGCCGCGTCCCTGGCGCTGATCATGCTCGCCGGGGTGGGCACCGCCTACGGCTACTACTACTCCCTGCGCTCGGGCATGGTGCAGCACGACATCGGTTCGCTGCTCAGCGAGGATGAGCGGCCGGACAAGATCAGCGACGCGGTCAACATCCTCTTCATCGGCTCGGACGGTTTCGAGGAGGACAGCCCCGCCTACTCCACGGAGTTCGAGGGCGAGCGCTCCGACTCCCTGATGCTCGCGCACATCTCCCCGGACAACCGCGTCTCGGTGATCAGCTTCCCGCGCGACTCCCTGGTGCAACTCCCCCAGTGCGACGCCTACGGGCAGGCCGACGGCACCTACGGCTACTTCGGCATGATCAACACCGCGCTGTACCACGGCGGCCCGCCCTGCGTGATCCGGACCATCGAGACACTCACCGACATTCGGGTCGACCACTTCGTCCACCTGAGCTTCGCCAGCTTCCGCGACGTCGTGGACGCCATCGGCGGGGTGGACATGTGCATCCCCGAGCCGATGCAGGACCGGCGCGCCAAGCTCGACCTCGACGCCGGGGAACAGACCCTCGACGGCGAGCAGGCCCTGGCCTTCGTCCGCGCCCGGTACGAGATCGGCGACGGCGGCGACATGGGGCGCATCGACCGGCAGCAGATGTTCCTGGCCGCCCTCGCCGACCAGGCGACCAGCGGCGACGTGCTCAGCAGCCCGACCAAGCTCAACGGCATCCTCCAGGCGGTGGCCCAGCACAGCGCCACCGACCGGGAGCTGACCCTGGACCGGATGCTCTCCATCGCGGTCACCATGGCCGACGTGGACCTGTCCGACATCGAGTTCCACACCGTTCCCTGGTACCAGGCGCCCTACGACCCCAACCGGGTCATGTGGAACGAGGAGGACGCCGGAGAGCTGTTCGCCGCCGTGCGCGAGGACCGCCCGCTGCCCGCGCTGCTCGCCGCCGACGACGCCACCGTCCCGCAGGAGCCGCCGACGGCCGAGCCCACCCCGGCCGACCCGTCCGCGCTGGAGGAGGGCACCGAGGGGCCCACCGAAGGCCCCGCCGAGACCGAGGCCAACCCCTCCGCCCGCCCGGGCGAGGGCCGTGACGCCACCTCCAACCCCTGCCAGGACGGCCTGGGCTTCGGCACCGGCGAGGACGACGGCTGGTAG